The Corallococcus silvisoli genome has a segment encoding these proteins:
- a CDS encoding STM4011 family radical SAM protein — MKLTVLYRGPLSGCNYGCEYCPFGKWKQSEEELTKDRADLERFLAWVESRTQDTVSVFFTPWGEALIWPWYQQALARLTHLPHVERAAVQTNLSCRLDWLADCRPEKLGIWATYHPEWMKRSRFLAQCHRLSEHGVRHSAGMVGFRRFADEAEALRRELPDDTYLWINAVKDGLDAYTPEDVERFTRIDPLFPVNNTRHPSRGRACRGGESVLSVDGDGTAYRCHFIKEPLGNLYAPDFDAALRPRPCSKDTCGCHIGYVHLEYLELDRVFGSGLLERVPATRLWTGGAQRSASRISQS, encoded by the coding sequence ATGAAGCTCACCGTGCTCTACCGGGGCCCGCTGTCCGGCTGCAACTACGGCTGCGAGTACTGCCCCTTCGGCAAGTGGAAGCAGTCCGAGGAGGAGCTGACGAAGGATCGCGCGGACCTGGAGCGGTTTCTCGCGTGGGTGGAGTCGCGCACGCAGGACACCGTGTCCGTCTTCTTCACGCCCTGGGGCGAGGCGCTCATCTGGCCCTGGTACCAGCAGGCCCTGGCGCGGCTGACGCACCTGCCCCACGTGGAGCGCGCGGCGGTGCAGACGAACCTCTCCTGTCGGCTGGACTGGCTCGCCGACTGCCGCCCGGAGAAGCTGGGCATCTGGGCCACGTACCACCCGGAGTGGATGAAGCGCTCGCGCTTCCTCGCGCAATGCCACCGGCTGTCGGAGCACGGCGTGCGCCACAGCGCGGGCATGGTGGGCTTCCGGCGCTTCGCGGACGAGGCGGAGGCCCTGCGCCGTGAGCTGCCCGACGACACGTACCTGTGGATCAACGCGGTGAAGGACGGCCTGGACGCGTACACGCCCGAGGACGTGGAGCGCTTCACCCGCATCGATCCGCTCTTCCCCGTGAACAACACCCGCCACCCCAGCCGGGGCCGCGCCTGCCGAGGGGGCGAGTCCGTGCTGTCCGTGGACGGTGACGGCACCGCGTACCGGTGTCACTTCATCAAGGAGCCCCTGGGCAACCTCTACGCGCCGGACTTCGACGCGGCGCTGAGGCCGCGCCCGTGCTCGAAGGACACGTGCGGGTGCCACATCGGCTATGTGCACCTGGAGTACCTGGAGCTGGACCGGGTGTTCGGTTCGGGGCTGCTGGAGCGCGTGCCGGCGACGCGGCTGTGGACGGGCGGCGCTCAACGCAGCGCTTCGCGGATCTCCCAGTCGTAG
- a CDS encoding STM4012 family radical SAM protein: MTRLESMLEGTPYVAYLYGYPHKTAYRPLTPALPLEDVWAKERRDALFLYLHVPFCEMRCGFCNLFTAAGPKEDVVQAWLSALKREARRVKEALGPATFARAAIGGGTPTLLEVSGLEAVFDLAAELGVDPRAVPLSVEVSPETVDADKVALLKARGVDRVSMGVQSFLEAEVAAVKRPQKTAQVEATLDLLRSAGFPTLNLDLIYGIEGQTVDSFLRSLEAALRYSPEELYLYPLYVRPLTFLGKKSRAWDDLRLSLYRTGRDFLLARGYTQVSMRMFRAAHAPAARGAVYRCQEDGMVGLGVGARSYAGAVHYSSEYAVASREVRGIIQAYIERDTESFGEARYGFVLDAAEQRHRHLVLSLLAEGVDPGVYRQRFGSEARGDFPMLAELEAHGLARDVDGVFQLTDAGVERSDLIGPWLDSEAVRARMAEYAWR; encoded by the coding sequence ATGACGCGCCTGGAGTCGATGCTCGAAGGGACGCCGTACGTGGCGTACCTCTACGGCTACCCGCACAAGACGGCCTACCGCCCGCTCACGCCCGCGCTGCCGCTGGAGGACGTCTGGGCGAAGGAGCGCCGGGACGCGCTGTTCCTCTACCTGCACGTGCCCTTCTGCGAGATGCGCTGCGGGTTCTGCAACCTGTTCACCGCCGCGGGGCCGAAGGAGGACGTCGTCCAGGCATGGCTTTCCGCGCTGAAGCGCGAGGCCCGCCGGGTGAAGGAGGCGCTGGGGCCGGCCACGTTCGCGCGGGCGGCCATCGGCGGGGGGACCCCCACCCTGCTGGAGGTCTCGGGGCTGGAGGCGGTGTTCGACCTGGCGGCGGAGCTGGGCGTGGATCCGCGCGCGGTGCCCCTGTCCGTGGAGGTGTCGCCGGAGACGGTGGACGCGGACAAGGTCGCGCTGCTGAAGGCCCGCGGCGTGGACCGGGTGAGCATGGGCGTGCAGAGCTTCCTGGAGGCGGAGGTGGCCGCGGTGAAGCGGCCGCAGAAGACGGCCCAGGTGGAGGCGACGCTGGACCTGCTGCGGAGCGCGGGCTTCCCCACCCTCAACCTGGACCTCATCTACGGCATCGAGGGACAGACGGTGGACAGCTTCCTGCGCTCGCTGGAAGCGGCGCTGCGGTACTCGCCGGAGGAGCTGTACCTCTACCCGCTCTACGTGCGGCCCCTCACCTTCCTGGGGAAGAAGTCGCGCGCGTGGGACGACCTGCGCCTGTCGCTCTACCGGACCGGCCGGGACTTCCTCCTCGCGCGGGGCTACACGCAGGTGTCGATGCGGATGTTCCGCGCGGCGCACGCCCCGGCCGCGCGCGGCGCGGTGTACCGCTGCCAGGAGGACGGCATGGTGGGGCTGGGGGTGGGGGCGCGCTCGTACGCGGGCGCCGTGCACTACTCGTCCGAGTACGCGGTCGCATCGCGCGAGGTGCGCGGCATCATCCAGGCGTACATCGAGCGCGACACGGAGTCCTTCGGCGAGGCGCGCTACGGCTTCGTGCTGGACGCGGCCGAGCAGCGCCACCGGCACCTGGTGCTGTCCCTGCTGGCGGAGGGCGTGGACCCGGGGGTGTACCGCCAGCGCTTCGGATCGGAGGCCCGGGGGGACTTCCCGATGCTCGCGGAGCTGGAGGCGCACGGGCTGGCGCGGGACGTGGATGGCGTGTTCCAGCTCACGGACGCGGGCGTGGAGCGCTCGGACCTGATTGGCCCGTGGCTGGACTCCGAGGCGGTGCGGGCGCGGATGGCGGAGTACGCCTGGCGATGA
- a CDS encoding STM4013/SEN3800 family hydrolase has product MHDLNALVGAGTHDLLFITLDTLRYDVAREALEAGRTPTLAALLPGGGWEERHSPASFTYAAHQAFFAGFFPTPVTPGRHPRPFALRFEGSETTGPGTCVLDAPDLVTGLAGRGYHTVCIGGTGFFNRRNPLGRVLPGLFAEAHWGPELGVTDPRSTENQASLSVKILEALPREQRVFLFLNVSALHQPNRHYVAGATEDSKETQAAALAYVDGQLPPLFQALRRRAPAFCIVCSDHGTAYGEDGYSGHRLGHPVVWTVPYGEFVLPVDSGP; this is encoded by the coding sequence ATGCACGACCTGAACGCCCTGGTTGGCGCCGGTACGCACGACCTGCTCTTCATCACGCTGGACACGCTGCGCTACGACGTGGCCCGCGAAGCGCTGGAGGCGGGCCGCACCCCCACCCTGGCCGCGCTGCTGCCCGGCGGAGGGTGGGAGGAGCGCCACAGCCCGGCGAGCTTCACCTACGCCGCGCATCAGGCCTTCTTCGCCGGCTTCTTCCCCACCCCTGTCACCCCTGGTCGGCACCCGCGCCCGTTCGCCCTGCGCTTCGAGGGCAGCGAGACGACGGGCCCGGGCACCTGCGTGCTGGACGCGCCGGACCTCGTCACCGGGCTGGCCGGGCGCGGCTACCACACGGTGTGCATTGGCGGGACGGGCTTCTTCAACCGGAGGAACCCCCTGGGCCGCGTGCTCCCAGGCCTCTTCGCCGAAGCGCATTGGGGCCCGGAGCTGGGTGTCACCGACCCTCGATCCACGGAAAATCAGGCATCACTCTCGGTGAAGATCCTGGAGGCGCTGCCCCGGGAGCAGCGGGTGTTCCTGTTCCTCAACGTCTCCGCGCTGCACCAGCCGAACCGGCACTACGTGGCTGGGGCGACGGAGGACTCGAAGGAGACGCAGGCGGCGGCGCTGGCGTACGTGGACGGCCAGCTGCCGCCGCTGTTCCAGGCGCTGCGGCGGAGGGCTCCGGCCTTCTGCATCGTGTGCTCGGACCACGGGACGGCGTACGGCGAGGACGGCTACTCGGGGCACCGGCTGGGACACCCGGTGGTGTGGACGGTGCCCTATGGAGAGTTCGTCCTGCCGGTAGACTCCGGGCCATGA
- a CDS encoding S8 family serine peptidase codes for MQSMQKRFSTSRGGWRPVTALVLGCTLVVPAGALAAERTPTAATRAQAAPGAAVATTLPAGGQTLATPAGLVFHRTARPVSALRTLDVVKDTGVQLHVWRERQADGTEQAFSAYTRGGTELLGRVQPEAYLIRLAEASFDPLARNAPLLGNALVADRDNTLSLVQFHATPLPEYREAIENAGGKVLRFLSDHTYLVEMPAEVKARVAQLPAVRWVGDYHPEWRLEPVLRDALLGRAAALAPQRYSIMLGEGGPARQARVTALVERLGGKVELVEPGGLRVEATLSQEQLAQVARANEVQFVDRWGGPGEVDMDIVRETGGANYIETLKGWNGQGVRGEVFDTELRTTHREWPTAPIIHSTGTSSGSLHGTSCYSHNFAKGVDPLARGLLPGGQGIFFLYSESTQFGGTKSRYTMNQELLNPTGPYRAVFQTSSVGSTLTTAYTTISAEVDDYLFKAPLLSTQSQSNSGSRNSRPQAWAKNIVSVGGIRHYNTQTRADDSWSTGASIGPAADGRIKPDLAFYYDSIRGASGSTDSSYTEFSGTSSATPQTSGHFGLLHQMWHQGVWAGHGGAADVFTSRPKMATAKALMINGAARYNWLAGGANADIDRNKQGWGTSDLKRLYDRAAKTFVVDETDILTPLATKTYTFTVASGEPELNVTLAYKDPMGTVGAAQARINDLSLRVTAPSGVIYWGNNGLTAGNVSTAGGASNKVDTVENVLIANPGAGTWKVEVLADELVQDAHTATPAVDAVYGLVVSGVQLNSKAP; via the coding sequence ATGCAGAGCATGCAGAAGCGGTTCTCGACGTCCCGTGGTGGCTGGCGGCCGGTGACGGCGCTGGTGCTGGGGTGCACCCTGGTGGTTCCGGCGGGGGCGCTCGCGGCGGAGCGCACCCCCACGGCGGCCACGCGCGCTCAGGCGGCTCCGGGCGCGGCGGTGGCGACGACGCTCCCGGCGGGTGGCCAGACCCTGGCGACGCCGGCGGGGCTGGTGTTCCACCGGACGGCGCGGCCGGTCAGCGCCCTGCGCACCCTGGACGTGGTGAAGGACACCGGCGTCCAGCTGCACGTCTGGCGCGAGCGGCAGGCGGACGGCACGGAGCAGGCCTTCTCCGCGTACACGCGCGGCGGCACGGAGCTGCTGGGGCGCGTGCAGCCAGAGGCGTACCTCATCCGGCTGGCGGAGGCTTCGTTCGACCCGCTGGCGCGCAACGCGCCGCTGCTGGGCAACGCGCTGGTGGCGGACCGGGACAACACGCTGTCGCTGGTGCAGTTCCACGCCACGCCGCTGCCGGAGTACCGCGAGGCCATCGAGAACGCGGGCGGCAAGGTGCTGCGCTTCCTGTCGGACCACACGTACCTGGTGGAGATGCCGGCGGAGGTGAAGGCCCGCGTCGCGCAGCTGCCCGCGGTGCGCTGGGTGGGGGACTACCACCCCGAGTGGCGCCTGGAGCCGGTGCTCCGTGACGCGCTGCTCGGCCGGGCGGCGGCGCTCGCGCCCCAGCGCTACTCCATCATGCTGGGCGAGGGCGGCCCCGCGCGGCAGGCCCGCGTGACGGCGCTGGTGGAGCGGCTGGGCGGCAAGGTGGAGCTGGTGGAGCCGGGCGGCCTGCGCGTGGAGGCCACGCTCAGCCAGGAGCAGCTGGCCCAGGTGGCCCGCGCCAACGAGGTCCAGTTCGTCGACCGCTGGGGGGGCCCCGGCGAGGTGGACATGGACATCGTCCGCGAGACGGGCGGCGCCAACTACATCGAGACGCTCAAGGGCTGGAACGGGCAGGGCGTTCGCGGAGAGGTGTTCGACACCGAGCTGCGCACCACCCACCGCGAGTGGCCCACCGCGCCCATCATCCACAGCACGGGCACGAGCTCCGGCTCCCTGCACGGGACCAGCTGCTACAGCCACAACTTCGCCAAGGGCGTGGACCCGCTGGCCCGGGGCCTGCTGCCGGGCGGGCAGGGCATCTTCTTCCTCTACTCGGAGTCCACCCAGTTCGGCGGCACCAAGTCGCGCTACACGATGAACCAGGAGCTGCTCAACCCCACCGGCCCCTACCGCGCGGTGTTCCAGACCTCCAGCGTGGGCAGCACGCTGACCACCGCGTACACGACCATCTCCGCGGAGGTGGATGACTACCTGTTCAAGGCGCCGCTGCTGAGCACGCAGTCGCAGAGCAACAGCGGCTCGCGCAACTCACGCCCGCAGGCGTGGGCGAAGAACATCGTGTCCGTGGGCGGCATCCGTCACTACAACACGCAGACCCGCGCGGATGACAGCTGGTCCACGGGCGCGAGCATCGGCCCGGCGGCGGACGGCCGCATCAAGCCGGACCTGGCCTTCTACTACGACAGCATCCGCGGCGCGTCCGGCTCCACCGACAGCAGCTACACGGAGTTCAGCGGCACCAGCTCCGCGACGCCGCAGACCTCCGGCCACTTCGGCCTGCTGCACCAGATGTGGCACCAGGGCGTGTGGGCCGGCCACGGCGGCGCGGCGGACGTCTTCACCAGCCGCCCGAAGATGGCCACCGCCAAGGCGCTGATGATCAACGGCGCGGCCCGCTACAACTGGCTGGCCGGCGGCGCCAACGCGGACATCGACCGCAACAAGCAGGGCTGGGGCACGTCCGACCTGAAGCGCCTGTACGACCGCGCCGCGAAGACGTTCGTCGTCGACGAGACGGACATCCTCACGCCGCTCGCCACCAAGACGTACACCTTCACCGTGGCCAGCGGGGAGCCGGAGCTCAACGTCACCCTGGCCTACAAGGACCCCATGGGCACCGTGGGCGCGGCCCAGGCGCGCATCAACGACCTGTCGCTGCGCGTGACGGCGCCCAGCGGCGTCATCTACTGGGGCAACAACGGCCTGACGGCGGGCAACGTCTCCACGGCCGGCGGCGCCTCCAACAAGGTGGACACCGTGGAGAACGTCCTCATCGCGAACCCCGGGGCGGGGACGTGGAAGGTGGAGGTCCTGGCGGATGAGCTGGTCCAGGACGCCCACACCGCGACGCCGGCCGTGGACGCCGTCTACGGCCTCGTCGTGAGCGGCGTCCAGCTCAATTCGAAGGCGCCGTAG
- a CDS encoding TraB/GumN family protein gives MRWHWTLGLLCVGCASLSRGLDGAPADAEPMPTVEKVYLVPLDEAMFVARRLLEEQRLDIFENNTTHELYSQSWEIGVNARGNRTFERYLVRPEAVGPRQSLVRIFRLQYREADDAIMQQTPEPGSQRANDHTYNHFREAFTHDTFEAVPTMEGFKLRRGFRDLPQERKLLARLEMVPSLELVGGKASIPVREVKVDGWTAEAPDAAPRCGDPVEGVAPLLAGGTTVLVADPLGTRELPDAAARMLCDAAEKKLPVALALSVPSVDQSALEEYLASAGTNEDLERLLVLSDFFRRVDQDGRSSAGVIHLVEAARRLRARGSAISLVAFDSREAAGNAREAEMAANLLAFRQEHPDAWMLVLAGDVHVRTGGVGWDSKFEPMGRRLTRAQPSSPVLALEVGFARGAHYACRFNVWEQVDCDVHGINPTVEARQEPNTPRKVAMFASRGETGFHGRLYLGTLSPSLPVLHRAVRAPEKPEAAHGEAQGTTAPSN, from the coding sequence ATGCGGTGGCACTGGACGTTGGGGCTCTTGTGCGTGGGCTGCGCGAGCCTGTCGCGTGGACTGGATGGGGCTCCAGCGGACGCGGAGCCCATGCCCACCGTGGAGAAGGTCTACCTGGTGCCGCTCGACGAGGCGATGTTCGTCGCGCGCCGGCTGCTGGAAGAGCAGCGCCTGGACATCTTCGAGAACAACACCACGCACGAGCTGTACTCCCAGTCCTGGGAGATCGGCGTGAACGCGCGCGGCAACCGCACCTTCGAGCGCTACCTGGTGCGCCCCGAAGCGGTGGGGCCGCGCCAGTCGCTGGTGCGCATCTTCCGGCTCCAGTACCGCGAGGCGGACGACGCCATCATGCAACAGACCCCCGAGCCGGGCAGCCAGAGGGCGAACGACCACACCTACAACCACTTCCGCGAAGCGTTCACGCACGACACCTTCGAAGCCGTCCCGACGATGGAGGGCTTCAAGCTGCGCCGTGGCTTCCGCGACCTGCCGCAGGAGCGGAAGCTGCTGGCCCGGCTGGAGATGGTGCCGTCGCTGGAGCTGGTGGGCGGCAAGGCGTCCATCCCGGTGCGGGAGGTGAAGGTGGACGGCTGGACCGCGGAGGCCCCGGACGCGGCCCCCCGCTGCGGCGATCCCGTGGAGGGCGTGGCGCCGCTGCTCGCCGGTGGAACCACCGTGCTGGTGGCGGATCCGCTGGGCACGCGCGAGCTGCCGGACGCCGCCGCGCGGATGCTCTGCGACGCGGCGGAGAAGAAGCTGCCGGTGGCGCTGGCCCTGTCGGTGCCGTCGGTGGACCAGTCCGCGCTGGAGGAGTACCTGGCGAGCGCGGGCACCAATGAGGACCTGGAGCGGCTGCTCGTGCTGAGCGACTTCTTCCGCCGCGTGGACCAGGACGGCCGCAGCAGCGCGGGCGTCATCCACCTGGTCGAGGCCGCGCGCCGCCTGCGGGCCCGGGGGAGCGCCATCTCGCTGGTGGCGTTCGACTCCAGGGAGGCGGCGGGCAACGCGCGCGAGGCGGAGATGGCGGCGAACCTGCTGGCCTTCCGTCAGGAGCACCCGGACGCGTGGATGCTGGTGCTCGCCGGTGACGTGCACGTGCGCACCGGCGGCGTCGGCTGGGACTCGAAGTTCGAACCCATGGGCCGGCGGCTGACGCGGGCCCAGCCCTCATCGCCCGTGCTGGCGCTGGAGGTGGGCTTCGCCCGGGGCGCCCACTACGCGTGCCGCTTCAACGTCTGGGAGCAGGTGGACTGCGACGTGCACGGCATCAACCCGACGGTGGAGGCACGCCAGGAGCCGAACACGCCCCGGAAGGTGGCGATGTTCGCGTCGCGGGGGGAGACGGGCTTCCACGGCCGGCTCTACCTGGGCACGCTGAGCCCGTCCCTGCCCGTCCTCCACCGCGCCGTGCGGGCCCCGGAGAAGCCGGAGGCCGCGCACGGCGAGGCGCAGGGGACTACGGCGCCTTCGAATTGA
- a CDS encoding TraB/GumN family protein encodes MRFHWMLGLLCLGCASLTKDLHDENAAGEEEVPTEETVYLVSLDEALLTMRHVFEEQRYDVFEREGHHELYTSAHEPGLNLPGNRTYERYFVKGAALGPRQSVVRVFRLRYREQDTNIEIKPKWLNERIEDEEKYLARKTFERFTFDGVPDMEGFKMVRGTRDLPLERKLLAKLEMVPSLELVGGKASAPVRSVQVEGWEEDVAHSAPVTCGEPLPGVEPLLTAGHTVLVSDPLGTRELPEAATRMLCDAVEKKLPVALALSLPSEDQPSLDEYLASAGGNEDLERLLVVSSFWRRVYQDGRSSGAMLRLIEQARRLRAQGNAITVLAFDSNSASGNSREEEMARNLIAYRQANPDAWLLALAGDVHVRTKPVSWNKDFEPLGSRLLRALPASPVKALEVGFARGSQFSCRFNVWEQVECNVYALSPSVEVRQEPGTPRKVALFSSPSDRGFHGRLYVGALNASPPVIQRVTQPVAQQQGAAHPPDATP; translated from the coding sequence ATGCGGTTTCATTGGATGCTGGGACTGTTGTGCCTGGGCTGCGCCAGCCTGACGAAGGACCTCCACGACGAGAACGCGGCGGGCGAGGAGGAGGTGCCCACCGAGGAGACGGTGTACCTGGTGTCGCTGGACGAGGCCCTGCTCACCATGCGGCACGTCTTCGAGGAGCAGCGCTACGACGTCTTCGAGCGCGAGGGCCACCACGAGCTCTACACCTCCGCGCACGAGCCCGGGTTGAACCTGCCCGGCAACCGCACCTACGAGCGCTACTTCGTGAAGGGCGCGGCGCTGGGCCCCCGCCAGTCCGTGGTCCGCGTCTTCCGCCTGCGCTACCGCGAGCAGGACACCAACATCGAGATCAAGCCCAAGTGGCTCAACGAGCGCATCGAGGACGAGGAGAAGTACCTCGCGCGCAAGACGTTCGAGCGCTTCACCTTCGACGGCGTGCCGGACATGGAGGGCTTCAAGATGGTGCGCGGCACCCGCGACCTCCCGCTGGAGCGCAAGCTGCTCGCGAAGCTGGAGATGGTGCCCTCGCTGGAGCTGGTGGGGGGCAAGGCGTCCGCGCCCGTGCGCTCGGTGCAGGTGGAGGGCTGGGAGGAGGACGTGGCCCACTCCGCGCCCGTGACGTGCGGGGAGCCGCTGCCGGGCGTGGAGCCGCTGCTCACCGCGGGGCACACGGTGCTGGTGTCGGACCCGCTGGGCACGCGCGAGCTGCCAGAGGCCGCCACGCGGATGCTGTGCGACGCGGTGGAGAAGAAGCTGCCGGTGGCGCTCGCGCTGTCGCTGCCGTCGGAGGATCAACCCTCGCTCGATGAGTACCTGGCCTCCGCCGGTGGCAACGAGGACCTGGAGCGGCTGCTGGTGGTCAGCTCCTTCTGGCGCCGCGTGTACCAGGATGGCCGCAGCAGCGGCGCCATGCTGCGCCTCATCGAACAGGCGCGCCGCCTGCGCGCGCAGGGCAACGCCATCACGGTGCTCGCGTTCGACTCCAACTCCGCCTCCGGCAACTCGCGTGAGGAGGAGATGGCCCGGAACCTCATCGCGTACCGGCAGGCGAACCCGGACGCGTGGCTGCTCGCGCTCGCGGGCGACGTGCACGTGCGCACGAAGCCGGTGAGCTGGAACAAGGACTTCGAGCCCCTGGGCTCGCGGCTGCTCCGCGCCCTGCCCGCCTCGCCCGTGAAGGCGCTGGAGGTGGGCTTCGCGCGCGGCTCGCAGTTCTCCTGCCGCTTCAACGTCTGGGAGCAGGTGGAGTGCAACGTCTACGCGCTCAGCCCGTCCGTGGAGGTGCGCCAGGAGCCGGGCACGCCGCGCAAGGTGGCGCTGTTCTCCTCCCCCAGCGACCGGGGCTTCCACGGTCGGCTCTACGTGGGGGCGCTCAACGCCTCTCCGCCCGTCATCCAGCGCGTGACCCAACCGGTGGCCCAGCAGCAAGGGGCCGCGCACCCGCCGGACGCCACGCCCTGA
- a CDS encoding peroxiredoxin, with translation MAKMLQEGDAVPDVTLRGPGDAPVRLRDLLGDKAMVIYFYPRDDSPGCTVQACSLRDQYQDFTDAGADVVGISSDTAESHEKFVAKYRLPFRLLSDPDGAARKAFGVGTNFLGLLPGRVTFIADRAGTIRYAFDSQVQVKKHASLALDVVRSLTGQGAAPTRPA, from the coding sequence ATGGCCAAGATGCTGCAAGAAGGGGATGCGGTTCCGGACGTCACGCTGAGGGGGCCGGGCGACGCGCCGGTGCGCCTGCGCGACCTGCTGGGTGACAAGGCGATGGTCATCTACTTCTACCCGCGGGATGACTCCCCGGGATGTACGGTCCAGGCCTGCTCCCTGCGGGACCAGTACCAGGACTTCACCGACGCGGGCGCGGACGTGGTGGGCATCAGCAGCGACACCGCGGAGTCGCATGAGAAGTTCGTCGCCAAGTACCGCCTCCCCTTCCGCCTCCTCAGCGACCCGGACGGCGCGGCGCGCAAGGCCTTCGGGGTGGGCACCAACTTCCTGGGCCTTCTGCCGGGCCGGGTGACCTTCATCGCCGACCGGGCGGGCACCATCCGCTACGCCTTCGACTCGCAGGTCCAGGTGAAGAAGCACGCCTCGCTCGCGCTGGATGTCGTCCGGTCGCTCACGGGCCAGGGCGCGGCTCCCACCCGTCCTGCCTGA